The DNA sequence GCAGCCTCGGTGGCGGCGCGTTGAGGGTGGTTTAGGCCTTTTCCGGAGACGGTGGCGGGTTTGCAGGTTTGCAGGAAGTGGCGGGGTAGGACATCGCTCTCCCGCGCTGCGGGGCCTTGGGCTGTGAGGTGGCCGCGGAGTGGCACTTGGCGGACTCTCGTACGAGGTCAGGACCCAGCTGTTTATCAATCGCCGGGGAGGGGATTAAACTGTCGCCCTGTCCCGGGCCGGGACTCACCCCGTGGTGAAACCCGACCCGGGATCTGTCCTGCCTCAGTAGATGTCGTGAGCCGTATTGTAGACGTTGAACTTCCCGGTTGGCTCCCTGGCGCGGGTGGTGGATGGGACGGTGGCGACCTTGTAGTCATGGACCGGGAGAAGCCAGGCGCCCACCACGGTGAGTTCTACAACGGAGGCGCCCAGTATCTCTACAATTATCATCCGCAGAACGGTTTGGCGCTGACGGCCACCTCGCTAGGGCGCTCTGCGGAACTCGCTCTGCATTCAGCTCGCTGATCGCCTTGATCCTGCCGCGCGGCCGACTTTCGCAATGTGCGGTGCCGAGGCCTTGAGCAGGAGGCCCGGGGCCTCATCGGTAATGCGGACGGCGGGGTAGACGCGGAGGACGTCGGCCACGTGCCTGAGGAACTTCCTCTTGAAGTCCCGGAGCCGACCGTAGTCGGCACCGAATTGGGTCTGAAGTGCCTTCCAGGGAATGAGGCATGGCCTCCGCAGATAGCTCATGCGGTAGGTGAGCCACGAGTAGATTCGAGGGCGAGCGGCGAACCCTTGAGCGCCTTGAAGGCTCGAAGGTCGATCGGTACGGCGTGGGCGACGAGCTCGTCGTAGAACTCGGTGCTCAGAACGACGACCGAGTTCCAGAGCGGGCGCTGCTCGGGGTCTTGAGGCGACCACCAGAGCTGGTGCTTATGGGCGATCGTGTAACCGACGCCCGCAGCGTGGCCGTCGCAGCCAGGACTTGCGACCCGAGCGATGTCAGTTCTCTCCCGGCGTCGGGAGTCGTTCCGCGGGGAGCTGCAGCCCTTCGACGAGTATCAGCAGCCGGTCCACCGTACCGCTGTCGGTCACTTCGAAATGGAAGCGCATGTCCTCGCCGATGATGAAGAAGTCGGTCTCCGATTCCGCGAGCATCTCGCTCGGGTCCTCGTCGCCCTCCGAGATCCACAGCCCGTCGTCAATCCGGCGGACCTTGATCCGCCGGTCGCCTTGGAAGGCGTACTCTCCCACGTAGCGCTCCAGCGTAGCGTTGTCGAGCTCGATCGCTATAGGGTCGGGAGGCGGCTCGCGCCTCCGTGATGGGTCAAAGACGGGGTAGCCCAGCCACTCGAACGGCGAAAGCTCGTCGCCGAGGGCGGCGGCCACCATCTCGCGGGCGATACTCTCGAAATTGTCGCTGTTGCTGAGAAAGACGACGCCGACACCCTCGTCGGCATGGGTCACGGTGTAGTTCTGCCAACCGAAATCGTGACCGGTGTGGAAGAAGGCGCGGCCGCGCCCGGTATCGAAGCGACCCCAGCCGAGCCCCCAGGCCAGGGCGATCGGTTCGTTCGCTGTCGTCTGCTGCCACGATCGCGGCCCGAACATCTGCTGCGAATTGATCATCACCTGAGGGGTCAGCATGGCTTCCACGGTCTCCCGCCGCGCCCCCTCCGCACGCAATAGGCCGGCAAGGAATCGGGCGTAGTCGCCGGCAGTGGTCATCATGGAGCCTGCGGCATCGGCTTCGCGGCGGCGGTTGAGCCTTTTCGGGCGCTCGAACTCGTCATGGGGAACCGCGTGGTTGTCCTCGAACTCCGCCTGCCAGACGTAGCTGGTACGCGACATGCCGAGAGGACTGAACACCTTGTCGCGCGCCAGCTCCTCCAGTCCACGGCCCGTGACCTTCTCGACCACCTTCTGCAGCAGGGCGATGCCCTCCCCCGAGTAGTTGAAGCGCGTCCCCGGATCGACCAGGAACCCAAGCTTGCCGTCATCCGTGAGAAAACGCCAGTTGGGGAATCCGATGGTGTGGCTGAGGGCATGCCGCGCGGTGATGAGGCCGGTGCGCTCGTCGCCCGCCAGGTCGGCGTAGCGGGGATGTTCGCCGATCGGTCGGCCGAGATAGTCCTCGAAAGGTCGATCGAGCTCCAGCGTGCCCTCCTGCGCCAGCAGCATGACCAGATAGGCGAAGAGCGGTTTGCTGAGCGAGGCGGCGGCGAAGACGGTCTCGCTGTCCGCCGTCTCCCCTGAGGCGGTGCTCCGTACCCCGAAAGAGCCTACCCACGCCACTTTGCCCTCCCCGAGGATCGCGCTCGAGACCCCTGGGACTCCAGCCTTGTTCATGATCTCCGGGATGGAGCGCTCGAGCGCGGCGATCGGCAGTGGTTCTCTCCCGACGCTTTGCGGACCTTTGCTGGACTCGTCCGCCGTGGGCGGGGCACAGCTCCCCGTCACCACGATCAAAGCCACAAGAGGGAATCGACCTCGTTTCGACATGCGTGTTCCCCGACGGGGATGCGAAGCGCCGCTCGATCTCGCGGGGCCCACTCAAGGTGACTAGTTTAGTCCAGCATTGGGATGGGCGGCTACACAGCCCCGCCTTGCCGCCGTTTCAGGGCAAAACGCCAGGAACGGCGACCTTAGTCGTCGGGGGAAGGGTCCCCGCCACCCTCC is a window from the bacterium genome containing:
- a CDS encoding serine hydrolase, with amino-acid sequence MSKRGRFPLVALIVVTGSCAPPTADESSKGPQSVGREPLPIAALERSIPEIMNKAGVPGVSSAILGEGKVAWVGSFGVRSTASGETADSETVFAAASLSKPLFAYLVMLLAQEGTLELDRPFEDYLGRPIGEHPRYADLAGDERTGLITARHALSHTIGFPNWRFLTDDGKLGFLVDPGTRFNYSGEGIALLQKVVEKVTGRGLEELARDKVFSPLGMSRTSYVWQAEFEDNHAVPHDEFERPKRLNRRREADAAGSMMTTAGDYARFLAGLLRAEGARRETVEAMLTPQVMINSQQMFGPRSWQQTTANEPIALAWGLGWGRFDTGRGRAFFHTGHDFGWQNYTVTHADEGVGVVFLSNSDNFESIAREMVAAALGDELSPFEWLGYPVFDPSRRREPPPDPIAIELDNATLERYVGEYAFQGDRRIKVRRIDDGLWISEGDEDPSEMLAESETDFFIIGEDMRFHFEVTDSGTVDRLLILVEGLQLPAERLPTPGEN